A section of the Naumovozyma dairenensis CBS 421 chromosome 5, complete genome genome encodes:
- the GRX5 gene encoding monothiol glutaredoxin GRX5 (similar to Saccharomyces cerevisiae GRX5 (YPL059W); ancestral locus Anc_8.519) — protein sequence MFLSRFSKTKTFIPLKTILYRPQLKLFMSTEMKKALQDAIGSAPVVLFMKGTPEFPKCGFSKATIQLLGQQGVDPAKFAAYNVLEDPELRDAIKEFTEWPTIPQLFVNKEFVGGCDVITSMSRSGELAEVLEEADALVPEEEEESTHDNKKESQE from the coding sequence atgtTCTTATCTAGATTTagcaaaacaaaaacattCATACCACTAAAAACGATACTGTATCGCCCGCAACTGAAACTCTTTATGAGTACGGAGATGAAGAAAGCTCTTCAAGATGCAATAGGTTCAGCTCCGGTTGTACTATTTATGAAAGGTACCCCAGAGTTCCCCAAATGTGGGTTTTCAAAAGCTACTATACAGTTGTTAGGACAGCAAGGTGTAGATCCTGCTAAATTCGCTGCATATAATGTTCTAGAAGATCCAGAGTTACGTGATGCTATAAAAGAATTTACAGAATGGCCAACTATTCCACAATTATTTGTCAATAAGGAATTTGTTGGTGGTTGTGATGTCATTACGAGTATGTCTCGTTCTGGTGAATTGGCTGAAGTATTGGAAGAAGCAGACGCTCTTGTcccagaagaagaagaagagagTACACACGACAATAAAAAGGAAAGCCAAGAATAG